Proteins from a single region of Heterodontus francisci isolate sHetFra1 chromosome 27, sHetFra1.hap1, whole genome shotgun sequence:
- the LOC137384952 gene encoding galactoside alpha-(1,2)-fucosyltransferase 2-like, protein MANLPSCYSALFNGKQHCFLILLLLSGLSLLTMYRLGYVLVYEENNNFTLYGQDTSKHLANVTSMETTINVSKCIKDEDYKSFKAIRSSKGMWTIIPNGRFGNLMGQYATLFALARLNRKQGYIFPIMADTLSQNFKLTLPTLHQEVTNKIPWQNYYIADWMDEKYKNISGDYVKFLGYPCSWTFYHHIREEILREFSFHEFITKEVSLYLRNITAQRQNVTYIGVHVRRGDYVHIMPQIWKGVIADRNYLEQAMSYFRNKYKDVVFIVMSNGIHWCRKNIDTSKGDVYFSEDGDESKPHRDFAILAHCNHTIMTIGTFGFWAAYLAGGETIYLTNFTLPGSPFLNVFKYEAAFLPEWIGIAADLSPLLNKTLNI, encoded by the coding sequence ATGGCCAACTTACCAAGTTGTTACTCTGCTCTGTTTAATGGGAAGCAGCACTGCTTTCTAATATTGCTTCTCCTTTCAGGCCTTTCATTGCTCACCATGTACAGACTTGGTTACGTGCTTGTTTATGAGGAAAATAATAATTTTACATTATACGGACAGGATACTTCCAAACATTTGGCAAATGTCACCAGCATGGAGACCACCATTAATGTTTCAAAATGCATCAAAGATGAAGACTACAAGTCTTTCAAAGCCATCAGGTCTTCCAAAGGCATGTGGACTATAATCCCAAATGGGAGGTTCGGCAATCTGATGGGACAATATGCAACATTATTTGCTTTGGCCAGATTAAACAGGAAGCAAGGCTATATTTTTCCAATAATGGCTGATACCCTGTCTCAGAACTTCAAGCTTACTCTTCCCACCCTTCATCAAGAGGTTACCAACAAGATTCCTTGGCAAAACTATTATATTGCTGACTGGATGGATGAAAAATATAAAAATATCTCAGGAGACTATGTTAAATTCTTAGGATATCCATGTTCTTGGACATTCTATCACCACATCCGGGAAGAAATCCTTCGTGAATTCTCTTTTCACGAGTTCATCACAAAGGAGGTCAGCTTGTATTTAAGAAATATAACAGCCCAGCGTCAAAATGTTACTTACATAGGTGTTCATGTTCGAAGAGGAGATTATGTGCATATTATGCCACAGATATGGAAGGGTGTCATTGCAGATAGAAACTACTTGGAGCAAGCCATGTCCTACTTCAGGAATAAGTACAAGGATGTTGTCTTCATAGTGATGAGCAATGGAATACATTGGTGTCGGAAGAATATTGATACCTCCAAAGGGGATGTCTACTTCTCAGAAGATGGCGATGAATCCAAGCCACATAGAGACTTTGCCATACTTGCTCACTGCAACCATACCATAATGACCATCGGCACCTTTGGATTCTGGGCTGCCTACCTTGCTGGTGGGGAGACCATCTACCTCACAAACTTCACCTTGCCTGGTTCACCTTTCCTAAATGTATTTAAGTATGAGGCAGCCTTCCTGCCAGAATGGATTGGGATTGCTGCTGATCTCTCACCTCTTCTGAACAAAACCCTTAACATTTAA